The proteins below come from a single Halobacillus salinarum genomic window:
- a CDS encoding TRAP transporter small permease, with protein sequence MEWLKKWDRGQTLVEKWIISWSIIGMTVVLLANVIARSFLGNSLTYAEEVGQFFLILVTFVGLSYCARNGRHLKMTAFVEMLPFRFRKYLVIFTTFSTSGLLFFLTYYGVRYTWFLYDVERVTPALRFPLYLIMLFVPLGLFFGAVQYAYEGYLNIRYANRMIDGTLAIFPEEKEGN encoded by the coding sequence ATGGAGTGGCTAAAAAAATGGGACAGAGGCCAGACCCTCGTTGAAAAGTGGATTATCAGCTGGTCTATCATCGGCATGACAGTAGTGCTGTTAGCGAATGTCATCGCCAGGTCTTTTCTTGGCAATAGTCTGACCTATGCGGAAGAAGTGGGACAATTCTTTTTAATCCTTGTCACTTTTGTTGGGTTAAGCTACTGTGCCAGGAATGGAAGGCATCTGAAAATGACGGCATTCGTAGAGATGCTTCCATTTCGATTCAGAAAATACTTAGTTATTTTCACCACATTTTCAACGTCGGGTCTGCTATTTTTTCTTACGTATTATGGCGTTCGCTACACGTGGTTCCTCTATGATGTCGAACGTGTAACACCGGCTTTACGCTTTCCGCTTTATCTCATCATGTTATTTGTTCCGCTTGGGTTATTTTTTGGTGCGGTTCAATATGCGTATGAAGGGTACTTAAATATTCGTTACGCAAATCGTATGATAGACGGTACGCTTGCAATTTTTCCCGAGGAAAAGGAGGGGAACTAA
- a CDS encoding ABC transporter substrate-binding protein, with protein MGRVRSSKSFFLMLAFLMVVVAGLAGCSENSSGESGGDGKWAGQTIKVQMIGDFAMEDSTDPITGEKTKGVHVLKEEFEKQHPGAKVEFILMPWEGYTEKTQAMLTSGEADVYQMPGVADFAPQGVLEPLAPYIEKDEDFNLDIFIENQVEGWKALGPDSDELKIYGLPFLGDARFIAYDKKLFDQWGVDYLSDHPTMDEVAEKAKKMTGKNPETGEQNYGIWFRGDWSSAFTLIDTAEGQNGRWGTGFAWDEIKFEFNSKEMVNGLNWLLDMQDYAPKGLVSNQGSENWMTKDNNIAIMLNQGPGDTVKPAYAQGLEDRIGIAQEFKNDEGRGGLFAGSPVAIAKDSKHKDLAWEWLKFATSDFAQKYVFEEMGLVPSVNSALEWDSVKEQDLMLPVFDAMKTPWTPRYPWGSAQPRFILTSEIESALTGKRDAQAALDKAQKESTEWLENR; from the coding sequence ATGGGTAGAGTCCGAAGTTCCAAAAGTTTTTTCTTAATGCTTGCTTTCTTGATGGTCGTTGTTGCGGGTCTTGCCGGCTGTAGTGAAAATTCTTCTGGAGAATCAGGAGGCGATGGCAAATGGGCCGGTCAAACCATTAAAGTACAAATGATCGGTGACTTTGCGATGGAAGACTCCACGGATCCAATTACAGGAGAAAAGACAAAAGGCGTCCATGTGTTAAAAGAAGAATTTGAAAAGCAGCATCCGGGGGCAAAGGTTGAATTCATTCTTATGCCTTGGGAAGGATACACCGAAAAAACCCAGGCGATGCTGACCTCCGGGGAAGCCGATGTTTACCAGATGCCCGGGGTAGCAGATTTTGCTCCGCAAGGTGTGTTAGAACCGCTTGCTCCGTATATTGAAAAAGATGAGGATTTCAATTTGGATATCTTTATTGAGAACCAGGTAGAAGGATGGAAAGCGCTTGGGCCAGACAGCGATGAATTAAAGATTTATGGACTTCCTTTCTTGGGCGATGCCAGGTTCATTGCTTATGATAAGAAATTGTTTGACCAGTGGGGTGTCGACTATTTATCAGACCATCCTACGATGGACGAAGTAGCCGAAAAGGCGAAGAAGATGACTGGTAAAAACCCGGAAACAGGTGAACAGAATTACGGGATCTGGTTTAGAGGCGACTGGTCATCTGCATTTACACTGATTGATACAGCTGAAGGACAGAACGGACGCTGGGGAACAGGCTTTGCTTGGGATGAAATTAAATTCGAATTTAATTCCAAAGAAATGGTTAATGGTTTGAACTGGCTGCTGGATATGCAGGACTACGCCCCGAAAGGATTAGTCAGCAATCAGGGCAGTGAGAACTGGATGACAAAGGATAATAATATTGCGATTATGCTTAATCAGGGTCCTGGAGATACAGTAAAGCCAGCCTATGCTCAAGGACTGGAGGACCGTATCGGAATTGCTCAGGAGTTTAAAAACGATGAAGGACGGGGTGGTTTATTTGCCGGTAGTCCAGTGGCTATCGCAAAGGATAGTAAGCATAAAGATCTTGCTTGGGAATGGCTGAAATTCGCAACAAGTGATTTTGCACAGAAATATGTGTTTGAAGAAATGGGTCTTGTCCCATCTGTGAATTCCGCTTTGGAATGGGATAGTGTGAAGGAGCAGGATTTAATGCTTCCTGTCTTTGATGCAATGAAAACTCCTTGGACACCAAGATATCCATGGGGATCTGCCCAGCCTCGCTTTATCTTAACTTCAGAAATTGAATCGGCATTGACGGGTAAGCGGGATGCTCAGGCAGCTTTGGATAAGGCACAGAAGGAAAGCACCGAATGGCTGGAAAATCGATAA
- a CDS encoding SDR family oxidoreductase, which yields MDKKVAIVTGGGSGIGKASALRLAEEGFRVGIMDVKEHRAMDVQDKIVSLGGEAMAIDLDVSDEQRVIAGLEEVNKHWGRLDVVFENAGINGTFAPIEELGAEEWEKTIQINLKGTFLMVKHSIPYLKQRGGSIVITSSVNGTRTFSNIGMSAYSTSKAGQAAFMKMAALELAAYKIRVNAICPGAIRTNIDQNTEKKGHLEEVEIPVEYPDGKQPLENGPGSPEQVADLVCYLVSEKASHVTGTEVFVDGAESLL from the coding sequence ATGGATAAAAAGGTAGCCATTGTTACAGGAGGCGGTTCTGGAATCGGTAAAGCATCTGCGCTCCGTCTAGCAGAAGAAGGCTTTCGGGTAGGCATTATGGATGTAAAAGAACACCGCGCAATGGATGTTCAAGACAAGATTGTAAGTCTTGGTGGAGAAGCCATGGCCATAGATCTTGATGTGTCTGATGAACAAAGAGTGATTGCAGGGCTGGAAGAAGTGAATAAGCACTGGGGCAGGCTGGATGTAGTGTTTGAAAATGCCGGGATTAACGGTACATTTGCTCCTATTGAAGAGCTTGGGGCAGAAGAATGGGAAAAAACCATACAGATTAATTTAAAAGGTACTTTTCTTATGGTCAAACACAGTATTCCCTACTTAAAACAACGTGGAGGAAGCATTGTTATTACGAGCTCTGTAAATGGAACACGCACCTTTTCTAATATAGGGATGTCTGCTTATAGCACCTCTAAAGCAGGACAAGCCGCTTTTATGAAAATGGCAGCGCTTGAACTTGCTGCTTATAAAATTCGTGTGAATGCCATCTGTCCAGGAGCGATCCGTACAAATATTGATCAAAATACAGAGAAGAAAGGCCATCTGGAAGAAGTGGAAATTCCGGTTGAATATCCAGATGGAAAACAGCCGCTGGAAAATGGACCAGGATCACCTGAACAAGTGGCCGATCTAGTCTGTTATTTAGTTTCTGAAAAAGCAAGTCATGTCACCGGTACAGAGGTTTTTGTCGATGGGGCAGAGTCGCTGTTGTAA
- a CDS encoding nitroreductase family protein produces MENTKTELARIIRERRSIKKGYLDKEVPEELIIELLDDARWAPTHGLREPWRFIFVPTAETGDFVEDLVQTFPRDMQENRRNYFSQPAAFLIAVMQEDPRQKQWEENFGAISCMIQNFQLLAWERKLGVVWKTNPQIHEPRVRELLGVEPGEKIVGFLHLGYFDTKPKAKDRTAVENKLSIYKKK; encoded by the coding sequence ATGGAAAATACAAAAACAGAGCTTGCTAGAATTATTCGTGAACGGAGATCCATTAAAAAAGGCTACTTGGATAAAGAAGTTCCAGAAGAGTTGATTATTGAACTGCTCGATGATGCACGCTGGGCACCGACACATGGCCTTCGTGAGCCGTGGCGGTTTATCTTTGTACCGACAGCTGAAACCGGGGATTTTGTGGAAGACTTAGTCCAAACCTTTCCTCGTGACATGCAGGAAAACCGCAGAAACTACTTCAGTCAGCCCGCTGCTTTCCTTATTGCTGTTATGCAGGAGGACCCACGCCAGAAACAGTGGGAAGAAAATTTCGGAGCGATCAGCTGCATGATTCAAAACTTCCAGCTTCTTGCCTGGGAGCGGAAGCTTGGAGTGGTTTGGAAAACCAATCCTCAAATTCACGAACCTCGCGTTCGTGAGCTTTTAGGTGTAGAACCAGGCGAAAAAATAGTCGGCTTTCTGCATCTCGGTTACTTTGACACAAAACCAAAAGCTAAAGATCGTACGGCTGTGGAAAACAAGCTCAGTATTTATAAAAAGAAATAG
- a CDS encoding TRAP transporter large permease codes for MLWLLLGIMFLFLFLGYPMMVPLFLGPLIVGLVFFPELDLMVMIQQFTLGIKTFVLLAVPMFIYAADIMASGRTSRRLLDFVGSFLGHLRGGYAITTAAACTLFGSISGSTQATVVAVGKPMRERLLEVGYKDKQAIPLIINASDLALIVPPSIAMIVYGVVSGTSVGEMFIAGVIPGLIIFFMFAIYSYTLARVQKLGIQQKATWKERVTATKNALLPLGFPVLIIGGIYAGVFSPTEAAAVSVLYAIVLEVFIYKDVKIKQLFQIAESTAIVTAAVFILVASGTALSWMLAYAKLPQEITQAVLGSDPSQTYVLFIVAVFFFLGCMFVDPLVVIIILTPIFYPVAMNAGIDPVALGVIITLQAAIGSATPPFGVDIFTAIAVFQRPYKEIIKGIWPYMILLLLASALFILFPEILTSYQIFYTE; via the coding sequence ATGCTTTGGCTGCTACTTGGTATCATGTTTCTTTTTTTATTCCTCGGTTATCCGATGATGGTTCCGCTCTTTTTAGGTCCGCTTATCGTCGGACTAGTCTTTTTCCCTGAGCTGGATCTCATGGTAATGATTCAGCAGTTCACTTTAGGAATCAAAACATTTGTCCTTTTGGCAGTCCCTATGTTTATCTATGCCGCTGACATTATGGCTTCCGGCCGGACGTCAAGACGGTTATTAGATTTTGTAGGAAGCTTCCTCGGTCATTTACGAGGAGGGTATGCGATCACTACAGCGGCCGCATGTACGTTATTTGGTTCCATTTCCGGCTCGACTCAGGCCACCGTTGTCGCAGTTGGAAAACCAATGAGAGAGCGCCTTCTTGAAGTCGGCTATAAAGATAAACAGGCGATTCCCCTGATTATCAATGCCAGTGACCTCGCGCTTATTGTTCCACCGAGTATTGCGATGATTGTTTACGGAGTTGTATCTGGAACGTCCGTAGGTGAAATGTTTATTGCGGGTGTCATCCCTGGTTTAATTATCTTTTTCATGTTTGCGATTTACAGCTACACACTTGCTCGAGTCCAAAAGCTCGGCATACAACAGAAAGCGACTTGGAAGGAACGGGTAACGGCAACAAAAAATGCTTTGCTTCCACTTGGGTTTCCCGTGTTAATTATCGGAGGGATTTACGCTGGTGTATTCAGTCCGACAGAAGCCGCCGCAGTATCCGTATTGTATGCAATTGTTCTGGAAGTTTTTATTTATAAAGATGTGAAAATTAAACAGCTCTTTCAAATTGCTGAATCTACGGCTATTGTAACGGCTGCAGTTTTTATCCTTGTTGCTTCCGGTACGGCACTCAGCTGGATGCTTGCGTATGCGAAACTCCCGCAGGAAATTACTCAAGCCGTACTCGGCAGTGATCCGTCACAAACGTATGTCCTGTTTATTGTTGCCGTGTTTTTCTTTTTGGGCTGCATGTTTGTCGATCCACTTGTCGTCATTATTATTTTAACGCCGATTTTTTATCCAGTAGCAATGAATGCGGGCATTGACCCTGTTGCTCTGGGAGTTATTATTACGCTGCAGGCAGCTATTGGTTCAGCTACTCCTCCCTTTGGAGTGGATATTTTCACGGCCATTGCTGTTTTTCAACGGCCTTATAAAGAAATCATAAAAGGGATCTGGCCTTATATGATTCTCTTATTGCTAGCTTCAGCATTGTTTATCTTGTTTCCAGAAATTCTTACGTCTTATCAAATTTTTTACACCGAATAG
- a CDS encoding YesL family protein gives MMDAGFSGGIYKICVWIMRFAWLNLLWIVFTLLGLVLFGFFPATASMFAVERKWIRGQEDLPIFQTFWKEYKASFIKANLLGLVLTAFGILLIMNYRIAGAMNTFTGQVLSYLLLFISFIYGMILLYIFPVYSHYKVKVLDCIKFAFLVGFSSPLMTVMIVLSAVLYYLISMAVPGVIPVLTGSCLSFTAMWFAHCAFKRIELKSGYTEAGKKNE, from the coding sequence ATGATGGATGCAGGCTTTTCAGGTGGGATATACAAAATTTGTGTTTGGATCATGCGTTTTGCCTGGCTTAACCTATTATGGATTGTCTTTACGCTTTTAGGATTAGTCCTCTTTGGTTTCTTTCCGGCGACCGCCTCCATGTTTGCTGTCGAAAGAAAATGGATCAGGGGCCAGGAGGATCTTCCGATTTTTCAAACGTTCTGGAAAGAGTATAAAGCTAGCTTTATAAAAGCGAATCTCCTGGGTCTGGTGCTGACTGCTTTTGGGATTCTATTAATTATGAATTACCGGATAGCAGGAGCGATGAACACTTTCACTGGTCAGGTTCTATCCTATCTTCTGCTGTTTATCAGCTTTATTTATGGAATGATCCTGCTCTATATTTTCCCCGTTTATTCCCATTACAAAGTAAAGGTTCTCGACTGCATCAAATTCGCATTTCTTGTGGGTTTTTCATCTCCATTAATGACGGTTATGATCGTACTAAGTGCAGTTTTGTATTATTTGATCAGCATGGCAGTGCCAGGGGTTATCCCCGTATTGACCGGCAGCTGCTTAAGCTTTACGGCTATGTGGTTTGCTCATTGCGCGTTTAAGAGAATTGAGTTGAAATCTGGTTACACGGAAGCGGGGAAGAAAAATGAATGA
- a CDS encoding DUF2264 domain-containing protein, which produces MNEERTEWLSMMLKIADPVLHALKEQKLKKVMPVEMIEGTNREDFTYLEALARLLVGMAPWLEASVERNEEELRLSYCHLAREAIDAATDSDSEDFMNFTEGGQTLVDTAFLAQALLRAPDELWQKLESRVKDNVIHALKETRAKKPVFSNWLLFSAIIEAALFKVGEADWDRMRIDYALKQFDHWYLGDGIYSDGPAFHYDAYNSFVIHPMLLDLIETIGSEYPDWEEEKRKIQGRSKRYAAIQERLISPDGTFPPVGRSIAYRCGAFQSLARHAWKDDLPEELAPAQVRSALTAVIRKSLGAPGTFTHDNWLTIGFSGHQPGIGERYISTGSVYLCTAVFLPLGLPYYHEFWTGDNMDWTAKKAWGGQAFQIDKAWKEEQVYD; this is translated from the coding sequence ATGAATGAGGAGCGGACAGAATGGCTTTCTATGATGCTGAAAATAGCGGATCCTGTTCTTCATGCATTAAAAGAACAGAAATTAAAGAAAGTCATGCCTGTTGAAATGATCGAAGGAACAAATCGTGAAGATTTTACTTATTTAGAAGCATTGGCCAGGCTGCTCGTTGGAATGGCTCCATGGCTCGAAGCTTCGGTTGAAAGGAACGAAGAAGAGCTTAGATTGTCTTACTGCCATTTAGCAAGAGAGGCCATCGATGCAGCAACGGATTCTGATTCAGAAGACTTTATGAATTTTACTGAAGGAGGACAGACGCTTGTAGACACCGCGTTTCTCGCTCAAGCCCTTTTAAGAGCCCCTGACGAGTTATGGCAGAAGCTTGAGAGTCGGGTCAAGGATAACGTGATCCATGCGCTTAAAGAGACGAGGGCGAAAAAACCAGTCTTCTCCAATTGGCTGTTGTTCTCTGCCATCATTGAGGCCGCCTTGTTTAAAGTGGGAGAAGCAGATTGGGACCGGATGAGAATCGATTATGCCTTAAAACAATTTGATCATTGGTACTTAGGCGATGGCATTTACAGTGATGGTCCTGCATTCCACTATGATGCCTATAATAGTTTTGTTATCCATCCAATGCTGTTAGATCTTATCGAAACGATAGGAAGTGAATACCCGGACTGGGAAGAGGAAAAAAGAAAGATACAAGGAAGGTCGAAGCGATACGCCGCTATTCAGGAAAGACTCATTTCGCCAGATGGTACTTTTCCTCCTGTCGGCCGCTCAATTGCTTATCGCTGTGGTGCCTTTCAAAGCCTTGCCCGGCATGCTTGGAAGGACGACCTGCCTGAGGAGCTTGCACCGGCCCAAGTACGCAGCGCATTAACGGCTGTTATTCGAAAGTCATTGGGTGCACCCGGAACATTTACTCATGATAACTGGCTTACTATTGGATTTTCCGGGCATCAGCCGGGGATCGGCGAACGATACATATCTACAGGAAGTGTCTATTTGTGTACGGCAGTATTTCTTCCGCTAGGACTTCCTTATTATCACGAGTTCTGGACAGGTGACAATATGGATTGGACGGCGAAGAAAGCATGGGGCGGACAGGCATTCCAGATAGATAAGGCGTGGAAAGAAGAGCAAGTGTACGATTGA
- a CDS encoding beta propeller repeat protein, protein MRKFFLGMQDELFIIEETDQGYNQYSRLEGTEPIRIAVDPGNKNRVYCATYGHGLWKSEDGGNSFHAIGQVNSYHEPMKGQGIKSAHLSAVAVHPYKKKNGNHIVYAGTEPSALYFSEDHGESWTEFKGVQNLPSKANWQFPPRPFTSHIRWITPGFVDENHLTASVEFGAVIRTANHGETWEDRSFLSPLDAHTILAHPERPGQLYAACGDGFMAAGHSYSESEDEGKTWTYKSEGLENHPYLYNMVLHSNDPEDRLVSAAESPLKAHQSSLYSTIYRKKGEQVWKEAAEGLPKEGAYIHTLAADPVENGIFYAMNNLGLFRLSAEDDRWERLSVQWKDKFTSQHPTSLVVTE, encoded by the coding sequence ATGAGAAAATTCTTTTTAGGGATGCAGGACGAATTATTTATTATAGAGGAGACTGATCAAGGATATAATCAATACTCAAGACTAGAAGGCACCGAGCCGATTAGAATCGCAGTAGATCCCGGGAACAAAAACAGGGTCTACTGCGCTACTTACGGTCATGGCTTGTGGAAGAGTGAAGACGGCGGCAATAGTTTTCATGCCATCGGCCAGGTGAATTCTTACCATGAACCGATGAAAGGGCAAGGAATTAAATCAGCGCATTTATCTGCTGTGGCTGTCCACCCTTATAAAAAGAAGAATGGAAATCATATTGTATATGCGGGTACGGAGCCGAGTGCCCTCTATTTTTCAGAAGATCACGGAGAAAGCTGGACAGAATTCAAGGGAGTACAGAATCTGCCTTCAAAGGCAAATTGGCAATTTCCACCGCGTCCATTTACCAGTCACATCCGTTGGATTACTCCTGGCTTTGTGGATGAAAACCATTTAACTGCTTCCGTTGAATTCGGGGCGGTCATCCGTACTGCCAATCATGGAGAAACTTGGGAAGACCGTTCATTCCTTAGTCCGCTTGACGCCCATACGATTCTGGCGCACCCTGAACGTCCTGGACAACTGTATGCGGCTTGCGGCGATGGCTTTATGGCAGCCGGTCATTCTTATTCAGAAAGTGAAGACGAAGGGAAGACGTGGACGTATAAGAGTGAAGGATTGGAGAACCATCCTTATTTGTACAATATGGTACTCCATTCAAATGACCCGGAAGATCGCTTAGTATCAGCAGCTGAAAGTCCGCTTAAAGCTCATCAGTCCTCCTTATATTCAACGATATACCGTAAAAAAGGGGAGCAGGTTTGGAAGGAAGCTGCGGAAGGACTTCCAAAAGAAGGGGCTTACATTCACACGCTTGCAGCCGATCCTGTGGAAAACGGCATATTTTATGCGATGAATAACCTTGGATTGTTTCGCCTGAGCGCAGAGGATGACAGGTGGGAACGTCTAAGTGTGCAGTGGAAAGATAAATTTACATCCCAGCATCCGACAAGTTTAGTAGTCACTGAATAG
- a CDS encoding CBM96 family carbohydrate-binding protein encodes MNYNISSKENERFDGVNIDIEPYIAPEFKTKKPSLQRQYLDLLQTFMDRKKAAGSGIYVGAAIPRWYDSSSYAENITWGKSGQETTKWLSQHVQDIVDYISIMDYRDQAEGSAGIIAQAQGEIDYAKEIGKPNSVVLGVETKDIADGGDPEVISFREEGRSYMEQELDKVENAFGNDAAYGGIALHHYDTIRYLPSEWSSDAVYWKPPADSKPPTRITGRLSAVPFDYQSVTLTYGRAYDNQEVEEYRIYRSTTPWFFPNEENYAGSSRGLDFNDTGLLPDTTYFYKVAAVDVNGNTGPVSFLARATTKSTELKPMIIHSASLEFDGSKGNVQLKVVDKETNEGLKADVGGRFTMLSGKYVNINTEPSGEAAFSSESLGNKKGKLGFKVNNVNKPGYYWASAYDENKELTTEWSKQTTPIAEDSYVRSGANGDENYGSSTLLEIKDVLDSISSQYDRVSLLKFNLNSMTQSNVTHASLHFYVDRSVTDSTVSKVPVTLTGLTGDQWSEETVTWNTRPAVTEEASPIGTMDITSKGWYTIDITDYVNKEMDDKIITLQLSDTNGTDRSVKVHSKENDNPAYVEWY; translated from the coding sequence TTGAATTACAACATCTCATCTAAAGAGAATGAGAGATTTGATGGCGTAAATATTGATATTGAACCTTATATTGCACCTGAGTTTAAAACCAAGAAACCTTCCTTGCAGCGCCAATATTTAGACCTGCTTCAGACTTTTATGGACCGCAAAAAAGCGGCAGGTTCTGGAATCTATGTAGGAGCTGCCATCCCTAGATGGTATGATTCTTCATCTTACGCGGAAAACATAACTTGGGGAAAAAGTGGTCAGGAAACAACAAAATGGCTCTCCCAGCATGTTCAGGACATTGTTGATTATATTTCCATTATGGATTACCGCGACCAAGCTGAGGGATCTGCTGGAATTATTGCCCAGGCGCAGGGAGAAATTGACTATGCAAAAGAAATCGGTAAACCTAACTCTGTTGTACTAGGTGTAGAAACGAAGGATATAGCTGACGGCGGAGATCCGGAAGTGATCAGCTTCCGAGAAGAAGGGCGAAGCTATATGGAACAGGAGCTTGACAAAGTTGAAAACGCTTTCGGAAATGATGCTGCTTACGGAGGTATTGCTCTGCACCATTATGACACGATTCGTTATCTTCCCTCCGAATGGAGTTCTGATGCGGTCTATTGGAAGCCGCCTGCCGACTCCAAGCCACCGACCAGGATAACCGGTCGCTTAAGCGCTGTACCTTTCGATTACCAAAGCGTTACCCTAACCTACGGAAGAGCCTATGATAATCAGGAAGTGGAAGAATATCGGATTTACCGCAGTACTACACCTTGGTTTTTCCCTAACGAAGAAAACTATGCCGGTTCTTCCAGAGGTCTTGATTTTAACGACACCGGGTTATTGCCTGATACGACTTATTTTTATAAAGTAGCTGCTGTGGACGTCAACGGCAATACTGGGCCAGTTTCATTTTTAGCCCGAGCAACAACGAAAAGCACCGAACTAAAACCAATGATTATCCATAGTGCGTCCTTGGAGTTTGATGGCTCGAAAGGAAACGTCCAGTTAAAAGTCGTGGATAAAGAAACGAACGAAGGTTTGAAAGCTGATGTAGGCGGACGTTTCACAATGCTGAGCGGAAAATATGTAAATATTAATACCGAGCCTTCTGGAGAGGCAGCCTTTAGTTCAGAATCTTTAGGGAACAAAAAAGGCAAGCTTGGCTTCAAAGTAAACAACGTTAACAAACCAGGTTATTATTGGGCTTCCGCCTATGACGAGAACAAAGAATTAACTACAGAATGGAGTAAGCAAACAACTCCGATCGCAGAAGACTCTTACGTCCGGAGCGGTGCGAATGGTGATGAAAATTACGGAAGCTCCACACTGCTGGAAATAAAGGACGTGCTTGATTCCATCAGCAGCCAATACGACCGTGTTTCTCTATTAAAATTTAACCTCAACTCTATGACTCAATCGAATGTCACCCATGCCTCCCTTCACTTTTACGTCGACAGAAGTGTTACAGACAGCACTGTTTCAAAGGTTCCTGTCACCCTAACCGGTCTAACAGGCGACCAATGGAGTGAGGAGACGGTCACCTGGAATACCAGGCCCGCTGTAACTGAAGAAGCAAGTCCTATCGGAACGATGGACATTACTAGTAAAGGCTGGTACACCATTGATATTACAGATTATGTGAATAAAGAAATGGACGATAAAATAATAACTCTTCAACTTTCAGATACTAATGGAACAGACAGGAGCGTAAAGGTGCACAGCAAAGAAAATGACAATCCAGCTTACGTTGAGTGGTATTAA
- a CDS encoding DctP family TRAP transporter solute-binding subunit — MRILLVFLSTAMLLAGCGSGGSETTRGEDSPKYVFRFVHEESPSSVQNSYVEEFKKKLEEKSNGEIAVDIYPVGQLGNAVTQFELVQMGAVDFAIVSPGNIGTFVPESQVLLLNFLFSDNMDVNRKVLNESPALYDLLSKKFEEKGVKPMSYWTEGFNDWTSNKQMQQPQDFEGVKFRTMPSPLIVSSYQAYGANPTPVPYEQVYSGLQLGMIDGETNPLFAIEQMKFYEVQSHLTLSRHSLYTTSTVVNKERYERLPSNVQNMIDETIEEMKGESFEIQKDYNQKALKAIKKNSSIKINELSERQRKTFKEKAQSVQKEYVERVGKDGKAILEQLKKDIQQAEKETESQK; from the coding sequence ATGAGGATATTGCTAGTCTTCCTTTCAACAGCCATGCTTCTAGCAGGCTGTGGCAGCGGCGGGTCGGAAACAACAAGAGGGGAGGATTCCCCGAAGTATGTATTTCGATTTGTCCATGAGGAATCCCCCTCATCCGTCCAAAACTCTTACGTGGAAGAATTTAAGAAAAAACTGGAGGAAAAATCAAATGGAGAAATTGCAGTCGATATTTATCCCGTAGGGCAGTTAGGAAATGCGGTTACTCAATTTGAACTCGTGCAAATGGGGGCCGTTGATTTCGCGATTGTTTCTCCAGGAAATATTGGAACCTTTGTACCGGAGTCACAGGTATTGTTATTAAACTTCCTTTTTTCCGATAACATGGATGTGAATAGAAAAGTATTAAATGAAAGTCCGGCATTGTATGATTTATTATCAAAAAAGTTTGAAGAAAAAGGAGTAAAGCCAATGTCTTATTGGACAGAAGGTTTTAACGACTGGACGTCTAATAAGCAGATGCAGCAACCTCAAGACTTCGAAGGAGTAAAATTCCGAACGATGCCGTCACCCTTAATTGTTTCATCTTATCAAGCTTATGGGGCGAATCCAACACCTGTTCCTTATGAGCAGGTATACAGTGGTCTTCAATTAGGCATGATTGATGGGGAGACGAATCCACTTTTTGCAATCGAACAGATGAAATTTTATGAAGTCCAAAGTCATCTCACCCTTTCCCGTCATTCGTTGTATACGACAAGCACTGTTGTCAACAAGGAGCGTTATGAACGTCTTCCGTCTAATGTGCAGAACATGATTGATGAAACGATAGAGGAAATGAAGGGTGAATCTTTTGAGATTCAAAAGGATTATAACCAAAAAGCACTAAAAGCAATTAAAAAGAACAGTTCCATTAAAATTAATGAATTGTCAGAAAGGCAGAGAAAAACATTTAAAGAGAAGGCTCAGTCTGTTCAAAAGGAATATGTAGAGAGAGTCGGTAAGGATGGGAAAGCAATTCTTGAGCAGCTGAAAAAAGATATTCAACAAGCTGAAAAAGAGACTGAATCCCAAAAGTGA